Sequence from the Panicum virgatum strain AP13 chromosome 5N, P.virgatum_v5, whole genome shotgun sequence genome:
GAACAAATAAATATCTGCCAAGACAGGCTTTTTATAGATTGTGGGTGGTTGTGATGATATGGTGACTCTTACTTTGATCTATTTAATTTTGCATAGAAATCATGTGTACCAAGTTGTCAAGGCGTGGTTGAGTTTATTTACACAAATTTATGCCTACATTGTGATGATTGTCTTAGCATCTGACTAGACCTATCTTGTTTGCATTTCTGGGACATGATTTTGCCATTTGACAGAtctatagaaattctatctgtttgctaaaaaaaagaaagattttggatGGTTGCATTAGAATGCACCATCAGATTCTTGCCCTTCAATAGCTTTTGGTGTGAGATAAATCAATGGGGTGCCTGCTTTTGAGATGTGTGTTGTGTAATATGAACTAATGGAAATCTGAGTTACCTGTTAATTTAATTTCATGTGCTAATAATGTATTAGTGCACAGAATGCTCTGAAATGTATTAGTAGTGTTTGCTTCTCCATTATTGGGTGACTTCCTTGCTGTTGGAGACTTTAGAGTTAATGGTTCTTTGCATGTTCAACCTATTAAAGACTGTTTGCCCAAACAGAATTTACAGATTTGTAGCCTTAGATTGATATATTCAGGCCTTATGGCTACGGCCTTGACATGTCCAGAGGTTGTGCCTCTGCAAGTATGAGGCTTCTCCCTTCCTGTGTCTTGCTATTGTGGTAGCCTTTTTAAAAAGTTTGTTATGTGCCCGCTATAGGACAGTTTGCAGATatgaaattttatttatatatgttCTGCAGGTACCAAATTGTATTTATGTGTGCTGCTGTATGGTTGctaggctgctgctgctaggcACAAGCTGGTCCCTGCTTTGCTTCTGCTGCAGCGTCTTCTTGCGAAGGTAAGTCATGTTCGTCTTTGCCTTCCTTTCATATCAGCTCTTTTATATGTGATCCATTCCCCCTCTCTATGtgcacctctctctctcctggtcTTGCGTTTCTTTTACCCCTGCACGTCTTCTATGTTGGAGTCTTTCCCTATGCATTTATATCTGAGTAGCTGTTGTGCGTGCGCATGTCTTATTAAATATTTACTACATGCTTCCTGCTGTTCTTTTTGTTTAGCCATGGCTGGGTCTGCGAGTGAGAGAGTGGCACGTTGTCGTGAGAAGGTCCAAAAAAGGAAGGCTATGCCGTAGAGTGTCCTACCTGCTTACCCTGTTGCCCGTTCGTTCGGCTACTCTAGCGAGCATGCTTTTGCTAACGGCAGTGGCCATTCCTGTGAGCCTGGCTTGTTTGGTCCATCCAACCAGCCATATCTGGTGCGCTTTGGCCAGCCTTGTCACCAGACTCCATTTCCCCCAACAAAAACAAGTGAGTTAGTTCCACACTCAAATGATCCATTGAATTACCTGTGAGCTTCAACGACGATCCTTTACTAATCTGAAATGAGCAGGAAAACGATCCTTGATGGACTGTCCTGCAAACATCGCTACACAGAACCGCCGTTACCGAATCAGTAGGATGCGCTATAAGAGATGCCCTGTGAATGATCCTGATGTTACTCTGTCAATCCCTCCTGACAAGGCCTCTGTAGACAAACTAAAAGGTCTTCCATCTATCCTTTTAGATCGCCTTTTAATTCTTTGACCTGCTAGCCATATAATACTAATCCTGCCTTCCGCTCCTGTAGAGGCTTACCCGGGCAGATCATACTACGGTGGCCCATCTGATGAGTGCCCGTAATGCGGTGTTGTGTTTTGGTTTCAAGAACGAGTGAAAAGTGCAACAAACCTATCGAAAAGAAAAGTTGTGTACAACCTTTGCTGTAGAGTTGGAAAAATCGATCTAAAACCTTTTAAAAGACCTCCTGCACCTCTATCTAGCCTCCTCAGATTTGATGGTGATGCGCAGTCAAAGCGGTTTCTTAGGCAGATAAGGTCGTATAATTCCCTGTTTGCATTCACTTCTTTAGGTGCATGTGTTGATAAGACGATAAACAATGGTACGTCTCCTTATGTCTTTAAGATAAACGGGGTTGTCCACCACCGTATTCGTTCTTTGGTGTCCCTGCGTGGTGCTGAACCTAAATTTGCCCAGCTATACATACATGACCCTGAACACGAGGCACAGAAATGGCTTTCCCTTTTCGAAGATGATGGTGGCTCCGCTAACCAGCCCGACCGAGCGATAGCGCTATCCCTTTTACAAATGTTGGACAGCCACAACAACCTTGTGAAGGCGTTTCGTTGCGCTAGAGAACGATTGGAGGATGCTGGCGACTAGTCACTGACTCTAAGGCTGCTAGGATGTAATTCTAGACAAGATGTCCAGTACAATCTGCCGACCAGTGGTGAAATATCAGCGATAATAGTCGGTGACTATTCAGCTGATGAATATACCTACGACATCCTTGTCAATTCTAAAAACGGCTGTATGAAATGGGTTTCCTGCCTGCACCCATGCTACATGTCCCTTCAATACCCACTTCTATTTCCCTATGGCGAGCACGGGTTCCATCTTGGCATTAAATACACAGATGCAGACCAGGAAGGCATCACACGTAAATATGTTACCATGCTCGAGTATGGTAGATTCCATATGCACTACAGGCTTAACGAACCAAATCCCTATACTTGCTATGGTAGATTGAGTGATCAGTTAGTTGTTGACTTTTATTCGACTGTTGAAGGCTCTAGGCTAAAATGGATAGCTGACCACCAGAAAGAACTTCGCTATGAATCTGTTCAGGGAATAGCTGATGCGATTGACAAAGGTTTGACTTCCGCGGACTCTGTTGGCGGTAGAACAGTTGTTCCTGCAAGCTTCACTGGAGGTACAAGGTACCATGTAATGAACTTTCAGGATGCAATGGCCATATGCAGAGTATTTGGACCTCCAGATCTTTTTGTGACTTTTACATGCAATACAAAATGGAGAGAAATAGCTGATGCCCTTCGTTATGAGCCAGGCCAATTACCAAGCGACCAATCTGACTTAGTTGTGCGAGTCTTTCATATGAAAGTTGACAAGTTCATAGAAGATATAAGAGAGGGCAGGACCTTTAGCGCTGTTCGGGCAGGTAGGCCTCCATATAATCTGGCAGGTATTGCCAATTTTCTATGCTTCATGTAAGCATGACTAACTAGCCCTACTAATCCTGCAGTTCTGTACACAGTTGAGTTCCAAAAGCGTGGCCTTCCCCATATACATTGCCTTGTGTGGCTAGCCGATTCAAATGCGCACTTTAACTCTTCCACTGTTGATCACTTTATCTGTGCAGAAATACCTGACATAGAGCTTGACCCACTTGGTTATGCATTAGTTGATGAATTTatgatacatggcccatgtggcaaTGACAATAAAAAATGCCCATGCATGAAGGACGATAAGTGCTCAAAGAATTTCCCTAAGTCTTTCCAGGAAGAAACTATAGTAGATGACTTTGGCTTCACCATCTACCGACGTAGGGAAGACGGTAGGCATGTGATCAAGAATGGTGTTAGACTGGATAACAGAAACGTTGTGCCCTATAACATGAACCTTCTTAAGAATTTCAATGTGCATATCAATGTTGAATGGTGAAATAAATCAAATATGATCAAGTACTTGTTCAAATACGTCACTAAAGGAAGCGATAGGGCCAAAATTTACTTTGAGGTTACTTTGAAAATAGCTAACGCCTCTCCTGGCCCTGGCTTAGCTCCACGCGATGAGATTCAGGAGTACATAGACGCTAGATACTTATCTGTCTGCGAAGCCTTGTGGCATGCCTTTGAGTATGATATCCACTACAGAGTACCTCCTGTAGAGCGGATGTATGTTCATCTTCCTGGAATGAACCATGTCCGTTATGAGCCGGGGGCTGATTTGTGAGCTTTGCTTTCTAGCCCAGCAGCAAAAAGCACAATGTTGACTGCGTGGTTTGATGCTAATGCAAAACACAGTGATACTAGAAACTTTGACCTACTGTGATTTCCCTAAAGAATGGACTTGGTGTGCTTCTGACCGTTGTTGGCGGAAAAGGGCACCTTGTGCCAAAATTGGTCGCATGTATTACGTGCATCCAACCACTGGGGAGCTCTACTATTTGCGCATGCTCTTGATGATAGTTAAAGGTGCGACAAACTATGCTGATGTCCGAACATTCAACGGTAGGGTGTACAACACATACTGAGAGGCGTGCGAAGCAAGAGGGTTGCTAGAGAGCGACAATGAGTGGATCCTGTTGTTTGATGAGGCTATTATCTCAGCATCATCCTATCAGCTTAGATATCTATTTGTCACCGTTGTGCTTTACTGCTCTGTCGGCAATGTTCATGCTTTATTTGATAAGTATTGGCTTTACCTTACCGATGATATAAGCAAAGGACTTGTGAATGCTCTTGGCAACCCCGGATATGCTGTTCCGCATGAGCAGCTGATGAACATTCTTATACTAAAACTGACAGATATGTTTGCAAACTGTGGGGGGAACATAGCCATGTACGGTCTGCCGAGTTTGACAATACAAACCTATGGTCTGTATGATAACCGACTAATTAATGATGAGCTTGATACCGAGCCTTTGATGCTATCCATGCACGCTTCATCCTTAGTGTCACAGCTAAACCCTGACCAGAAAAATGTTTTCGATCGAATCACTAACTGTGTTTTAAACGGGTCAGCTGGTTTTTTCTTTGTGTGCGGTCATGGTGGGGTTGGAAAAACATTTTTATGGAACGCTATTATAGCTAGACTCCggtctgaaaaaaaaattgtcctGGCAGTTGCATCATCTGGGGTGGCTTCCTTGCTGTTGCCTAGAGGACGCACTGCGCACTCGCGCTTTAAAATACCATTTGACATAACTAAAACTGCCGTATGTGCTGTCAAAAGGGGTACTATGCTTGCTGAACTTATACAGGTAGTGTCGCTTGTTATATGGGACGAGGCCCCAATGACCAACCGTTGCTGTTTCGAGGCGTTGGATAGAACGATGAAGGACATTCTGTCCGAGCATAAACCTGGCAATGCCATGCTTCCTTTTGGAGGCAAGCCTGTCGTTCTTGGTGGCGATTTTAGGCAAATCTTGCCTGTGGTTCGAAAGGGTTCGCGTGCAGCTGTGGTTGGCGCATCAATTGCTAACTCTAGGCTATGAAGGCATGTAGTTCTCCTTAAATTGCATACCAACATGCGCCTGCGGGACCCTTCATTGCAAGGGGCCCAGCGCGATGAGCTTTAGCGCTTTAGTGAATGGATCCTACCAGTTGGTGATGGCACTGTCCAAGCCGAGAGGAGAGGGGACGAACGCGAGCCCTCATGGGTTACTATTCCTAATGATCTACTAATTCACACTGAGGGTGACAAGATTGCTGCCCTTGTATCCGAGGTCTATCCTGATTTGCTAAGCCGCTATCGCGATCCTTCATATTTATCTTCCCGAGCCATTGTCTGCCTAAATAACCAAACGGTCGATGAAATCAATAGCTACATTGTCTCCATGCTGCCTGGCGATGCTAACAGGGACAAATATTGGAGAGACCGTTTTTATACCTAGAACAGCTCTTAACACAACTGATGTAAAATGGCCTTTCACTTTGCAGCGCAGGCAATTCCATGTCCGCGTGTGCTATGCGATGACAATTAATAAAAGCCAGGGCCAAACACTATCAAGAGTAggcctttatctaaaaaaacctGTGTTTACACACGGGCAGCTGTATGTTGCGATTACAAGAGCCACGTCAAGAAGCGGACTTAGGATTTTGATCGAGAACGATGATGGAACGTGTGGATCTCAGACTCGCAATGTGGTGTATCGAGAGGTTCTTGCTGCCGCGTCAGCGGCAGCAGCCTAGACCTTTGCAGTGCAAATTGTTTTGCTGTACATAGATTTTGTGGGCTTATATGATTCTATTTTGAGACATCTACTGCGCAAGAAACCCTTGTGCCTTTTGCTGATTTACGCCTAATACGAATAGACAATGGTTCTTTGCATTTTGCTAAGGTCCTATTCTTGATTGGCTACTGTCCTTCATATTTGCTACTCATGCTCTGTTCAGGTTAGCTGTCTATGTTCACACTGTTTTCTTGTGTTTGCAGATGGCTGACCTGCTTCTCCCAAACCTTTTGACTGGGAACTGCAGCGATCGCGTGTGCGTTCGTGTTTCCAGGTTCTGGAACTTCTATGACACTAATAACGAAACAAAACTCCTTCACGCTGACATGGTCCTCATTGATGAGGAGGTAAGCACCTCTGATCTGCTCCTTAATTTACCCCTCCAGCCTCTCTTATCTGTTGTTAACCAGTAATTATGAGCTGTTTATTTTTCCCCCAACAGGGTAATAGCATCCATGCTCAGGTCTATCCTCCAGCTGATGAATTGTTCAAGAACCGCGTCAAGGAAGGCGGTGTCTACACCTTCTCCTACTTTCGGGTCAGAGCCTCCAACATCTACTACAAGCCAATAAAAAATGACCAGATGCTTGTGCTCACAAAATGGACCAAGGTGGAAGAAGTCCTTGTTGTTCCTCCTGCTTTCCCAATGTATGCCTACTCAATTGCCTCACAGTAACAGCTTCAAGCACGTATTGACAGCAGGGCACAGTTTACAGGTAAACAAATCTTTTCATGTTGTGTGCATTCGTTTTACAGTATCGATGCGGTATATTCCTCCATACGTACCCTGTTTAACCCATGGCTGTTTCTCCATATAGACGTTATTGGAGTCATAACTGACATTTCAAATTTTGGGACAACACAAACAAAGCTAAGGCAGGGCGACAGCACCAAGAGGACCGTCACTATACAGACAACAAGGTGATTTTATTGCTCAATATATACTTATGCACATTCTGCCATTTCAGGCTAATTTTGCTATTGTATTACAGCCTATAGATCCTGCCCCACCAATAGTTATAGGATTTTGTTTAAATGCCTATCTCTAACTAAGCCTTTCATCAATATATACTTATGCACATTCTGCCATTTCAGGCTAATTTTGCTATTGTATTACAGCCTATAGATCCTGCCCCACCAATAGTTATAGAATTTTGTTTAAATGCCTATCTCTAACTAAGCCTTTCATCAATGCTGCAGCAACATCCTCTTAGATGTTGTGCTTTGGTCAGAGCGTGCCACAGCTTTCCCAGCAGATGAAATACTCAAAGATGGCCAGACTTCTCCACATGTTGTGTTGTTTGTTGGTACTCTTGTCAAAAGCTTTGGAGGTATGTCCTTGTCCGGGAGTTCGTCTTGCAAGTGGTACATCAATCCTGACATTCCTGACACAAAGAAACTTCTAGCTAGGTGATGTGCTCATCTACACAGCTGAATTTTTAGATTGCCAGTATTTATTCAGCAGCTTCTAATGCCTCCTCATTCCTAACAGCGCCACAGCAGGGTATAAGCCAATTGCTTGGTCTGAGAGCTCAAGTGCTGCTATCCAAAAAGAACCTGCTCAGAAAAAAAGCTCTCTGAGATTTTACATCTCAATCCATTTGAGTTCCAGGTGCAAACTTCAATCCCTTCACGCATTCCATGCTGCTTCCATACTGCACTTCTACTGTCAGGGTTTTATTAGAAGCTTTTAGGTTTAGTCTCATTCAACAATTTATTGTAGCCTTTGTTCTCTTCTGACTCATGCTACTATATGCAGAAAACTGAGTTTATAGTCACTGTCGCTGTAAAGAAGATCGGCAGCAACTGGTGGTACAATGCGTGCAAGAAATGCATGAAGACAGCAAAACACCATGGTGATTCCTACAAGTGCACAAATGCTAAGTGCAACAACATTGGGATACCCAATCCAAGGTTAGTTATCTGAATTTGAACTTCTCATCCTTCTTGATCAGATACTTTCTGTTGCCTATTCTGATCTTAGCGTTGATAGGTTCAAGTTATCCATACTAGCTGGTGACGACACAAATGCTGCTGAGTTCATTCTGTTTGAGAGGCAAGCTCAGCGATTGACAAGGAAATCGGCTGACACCCTTGTGGCTGAAAACCCAACTGACTTCATTCCAGATGAGATTACAAGGCTGCTTGAGAAGATGTTCACATGGATAGTCAGTTTTACTGATAGCACCGAAGATTCCGGCACCATAACACTCCAAGTCAACACAGTGGTTGGAGAAGTCGGTCAAGGAGGCTCTATCATTCCAGCCATGCCAGCCACATCCCAAACATCCTCACTCATGCTGTCAGAAGGTGCCACCACCAGCGTGCATGGCGCTTCTCACCAGAGCGCTTCTCACCAGAACCAGGCTCTTCCTATGTCACCACTTGCTGCCTGCTCTGTTGATATCCATGCCTCCAATGCCTCCCCGGTCAGGCCTACCTTACCTGCATCTGATGCGCCGCAGACTCCACAGAGTGTGAAGAGCACAGCTAATTACAAGGTACGCGCTCCTCGATTTGTTATAAACTACATGCTGCTTCTTACATCACACATTCCTGATCGCCTTTGCATCTGTCATCATAGGATAAGTCTGAAAATCCTGCTGTGAAGCCTTCTAAGAGTGCTCTGGTGCCACAGAAGACATCCACTAGGAAAAGGTGAGGCATCCTTACAAATTCTCACGTGGACACACACCTTTCTAGAAATGCTTATAGTGCTGCTTATAGGTCCCGTTCAACAAGCAAAGGAAACGTGGCCAAGAAACTCCTCATTGATGATGAGGCCGAGGAAGACGACGGTGGCAGCAGCGGGGGTGCGGCCTCTGCTGATTAGCAAAGGTGTCCTTTTTGTGTCTCTCTTTTAAATCAAAAGCCTAGCCTATAGACCCTGGCAAATATGCTGATGTTCCTTTCAATCCAGTTATGTGGTCAAGGCTTATATATGTGATCACATACCTTTGCTCATGAACAAACTGGAACCTGATCTGCAAAGCTTCCATGAGCCTTCTTGATTTATAGACCAAAAGATGgatataaacatatacatcctGCATTTTTGCTTGCTGAATTTATGAAACAAATAATTTGCCTAGCTGCTGCCTACTTGTTTAGAACACTTGGTTGATATGTGGATGTTCAAATGAACTAGACATGTCAGGTTAGATGTGAATTTGAAAATGATTGCCTAGGTGGATATACTTGCTATGCTACTGCTCAGAGTTCTCTCGATGCACTCCCTCAAACCAGGTTCATCGCTGTAAATTCTATGTTCCTAGGATACATGTGCTAAGCCTGGAATGAGCTGGCTATTCTAACTAACCCAGAATACCTCCAGTACATTATAGCAGAATGTGGCAAGTAACTTTATTTACacattacatgaggactctccAGTGCTTCTTTTACATCACCATGCTAGATACATATTGGGAATTTAACTTCTGTCATTTTGCAGCcccagcaaggaagcatgagcAGACAGGCTCGTGCTCATTTTGCCGCTCCATGTTGCAGCCAACTTTTGGGTGTCTTTAGTCTGTGTCGACGCATCATCTTCGTCGGCATGTGCCTGCAACATGTGTAGCGTTTTGGTTAGATTTCTCTTCCAAAGACAATTCAAGTTAGTATCAAAAGCTACCGGCTAGGCTGCTTGGTAGCTACTGATACTGGTTATACCATTTATGGTGATCGAATGTGCTCTAGCTATGATGTCCTTGATGCCAGACAGATGCCAAAAAATGGTAGGATAGTTAGGTGATCGGATGTGCTGTAATCTTATGTTTCAAATTGCCGGATGGACACCTCAGATCTTATCGGTAGGGTAGCCCAGCTGAATGAATGTGCTGTAATATTCATCGTTTAAGTGCCGAACAAACACATAGGCAAGGTGGATGCATGTGTTGTGATGTTAATAGTCTAAATGCCAAACAATCACATTTGATTATAACTTTCTCGGATGTGTTTATGTGCCTAGAATGCGCATGCCAAATAACTCATAACGATTACTTTTTATTTTCTTACGtgtttttttattgtttatATGGTAGGGCGCGGCGCGCCGAATGGTATTGTGGGTAATAGACCCCTTCACCCCTCCTGTGCTCGCCACTTGTGAGATGCAACGGGATGGATCCCAGTCGCGAGCGTGACTAATCAACGTCCCATCCCCACCCTGTAAGTCGCCGTGTGCCCGCGTGTCGTGCGTGCAGTCGTGAGCCAGGCCGTAGCAGGCCCTTTCACTCGTGCAGCCTTGAcccagcagctagctagcgGTTGGCGGTAgcccagcaacagcagcatTTCATGGCGGCCGATCGAGCTTAAGGTGGTCATGGATCATTGTGGTCTCTTCATAATTCAACTTAACCTTTAGACTACCCACAGTGGTCTCGATGCTAAAATTACCAAGGCCCATGATATCTCTGCCGATACCATGAAACCCAAAACGCACACAACATCAGTATTGATGCTGAGTAGTAGCGGAGCCGACTTGTCAAACCAATCCATCACCCACGCCATTGTTGCTTTGCGCGAGAAAAATTTCCCACTCTCCCTCTATTAATTTGTTTAGCTAGCCTCGGCGCACCGACATGCCCCGGTGCATTTTATTTTGGATTCCAGCATCGATCCCGCAGTGGTCGTGTCGATACCCTCTCTCCTGATTCAGCATCGATAAGAGCCACCACTCTAGCTACTCTTATGTATTTTTAATTTAATATCTAAACCAAATTTTAGGACCCTCCACCGCCCCTAAGCTCACCTGCTCTTCTCGGTGAGTCGCATGCCAATCGACCAAGGCAACCAAAATGGGCCCCCAAACGAGGAGACCAGGATCCTGGTGATCGGCGGCACGGGGCGCCTGGGGCCTGGGGGCCACCccaccgccgcgctcgccaGGGACTGGGGCGTCGCGCTCGTCAGGGCCGGATGCTGTACGGCAAGCCGCCGACCAACACGATGTGAATGTCGCACAACGAGCTCTTCTCGCTGTGGGAGAAGAGCGGCCGAACGTTCCGGCGGGCACGTCGGCGAGGACGCCGTCATCAAGATGATCTGAGGTCAGGGCGATTCTTGTCTCTACAACGCGTACGGCGTTCGATTCAGCTACGAAATGTGAACGGGATTGACGATTCTGCAGAGGCTCCTCTCGCGCTGTCGATCGCGCAGGCGGCGTACATTCTTTGCTTTGGGGAGGCCGACTTCAAGATCGACCCGTCGATGGGGGCGGCCGCTGGCTAGCTGTACCCGGACGTCGTGTACGCCACCGTTAGCGAAGCTTGCTGTTGTGGTGTTGCATCTCGAGTATTCCCTTTTGAGCTTCAGTTTGTTAATTTGTCTTTATATCTAATAATGGATGCCTGGATGGATCGTCCTTGGTTTCAAACAGAGAAGGAAAGAAAGCAGATGattatttaaattttaaatctaAAAGACTTAAATCATCCTTTTCAACCGAACGTAACTACCCATGTTAGCAACGACGGGTGTCAAACCCAGGCAGGAAATCGGGAGGTAAAATTTTCATCCAGAACATTTAAATGCCACTAAGGACTGTAAATTTTCTGAATATGCAAAGTTCGTAGAAGGCATAGTAAAGtcaattgaattttttttatgacaACAAAGTCAATTGAATTTTAGTTTGGCGTTCAAAGTTCGGCATCCTGCTCCGGTTTGGTACAAAGACGCCTCCCAGTGGAATAGAGTTTCGCGTACCACTTATTGCTGAGATCCTGCGATATTGGGTCACTAAACGAAATAATTTATCAGAGTGAAACACGCTATACACGCACACAAGGAAGCATTCTACGCGCAATATCGAATTAAACTGTgaacccaagtcagaaacaggAGCGAATATCCGTCTACCTCTTAGATATGAATGAAGTATTACACTTGGTATTTAGCACATCAAATATCATCATCCACCGTATCTTGTTCCCCTGCCATGCTTCCTACTGGGAAGGTCTGGGATCAGTCTTTTGGGGAACCACTGCTTGAGCCGCTCTTCTTCCCACCATATTTCTGGCATAAGTCAGGGCAAATCATGAGGAATGAAAAATTCACAATTAACCCAAGAATATTGTGCAACTACTACACTAGCATTTCTTGAACACCACACAATAAAGGTAAATTGATCCAGGGATCATAACTGATGGTGTTTAACGAACCCAaactagaaaaaaaaacccAGTCTATGTTACTTAATTATATGCCACCCTCACGGTACCCGCAGCACTAGACTTTCAGCACAAGACCATTCAGCAAATAAACAAAAGTCAACAATTTCTAACAGTAGGTACTGACCTGCTTCCCAATACTGAAGGGCACATATTTGTACTTGACCATATGCACAATCTGGCGCTTCATCGTAAGGACAAAGAGAACAACCCAGTAGCAAAGGAGTATGGGCCAGAAGACAGGAACATCAAACACAGAGAAGAAAGTCATCACAAAAGCTATAACAAAAGCTTTTGTGATTGCATACCTGAAAGATAATGAAATGGTTGTTATGGGGGGTTATACTGGATTGGAATTGTAAGAAAGGTCTACACAATTAAGATTTAACGAAACAAAAGAACTACTTtcgaaaatactagaaaatggATGAACAACTATGGTAGTACACATGCATTCAATACATGCTGCCCTGCATCTAAAATCACATTAGATAGGAGACACTCAGACACCACACCCCAGAAGGAGTAAACTATAAGCATGTGATACATAGAATGCAGTCAAAGAACTTCATATGCTGCATTTTTATGCATGCTACCACTCACAACAAAACAGTTTAgccaacacaaaaaaaaaaatgtactCCAACTCTGTATTTAAGAGTACTCGACACTAGTTATGGTCAACAATTATTGATGAAATATTGAACCACTCAGAGAACTCCTGAAAAACATTACTATAAATTTTAAGAAGAAACCATGAGTCCGTCTGTCTGACCTCTTACAGAAGTGGGAACACTGCAAACTTGTGCTAAAGAGAACACTACCACAATAGCTCACAGAAACTATAAATGATCCATCATCCATCACGCACACGATGATATTGAGGAGAAAGGTAACAAGGTATAATTTAAAAGCCCACAACAAGCACATGGGCAATGCCTAGACAAACAGAGTCACCAATCGGGGTACTTGAGCAATAGCAGCTAGGCAACGAGAGAGATTTCAGATTCTTGAATGTGCAATAATAAACGACTCTGAAAAGCTATTGTCTGGCTACCATttggaagagagaaaaaaagatggATTATGCACTAGAAAGATCAAAGATCACTAGTGACGATGACCCAGAACAATTAAAAAAGTGAAGCGAAAGAGAACTCCTTGGCAAGAGTCAccggaaatttcagaaattaaaATTAGTCCAGATAAACACCATTTAGAATGAATATATTGTAACTAAAATAGAGGAGCTTCAGAATAAGTCTAGTTTCAATGAAGAAACCCCCTTTTACCAAGCACATGGGCATCGCATACAACGATATTGTCAGCTACCTAAAGGTCCGATTCAACAGGGAGGACCAGTAGCAATAAGTAACATCTCTCTGCTGTTTGGTGGTGTGACAACATCAGAGGAGTTTGTTTTTATCATTGTCATCCACTGTAATTTCAAA
This genomic interval carries:
- the LOC120675644 gene encoding uncharacterized protein LOC120675644 translates to MPATSQTSSLMLSEGATTSVHGASHQSASHQNQALPMSPLAACSVDIHASNASPVRPTLPASDAPQTPQSVKSTANYKDKSENPAVKPSKSALVPQKTSTRKRSRSTSKGNVAKKLLIDDEAEEDDGGSSGGAASAD